In Ruminiclostridium papyrosolvens DSM 2782, the following proteins share a genomic window:
- a CDS encoding ATP-dependent helicase: MTQSEIEMEFKDLSHEQREAVLTVEGPVLLIAGPGSGKTTVIVNRVYNLIKSGINPKSILTLTFNKAAQLEMDRRFKKYYGSRINEKVQFATLHSFCNRVVRGYETMKGQSLRRIEGTEEDINKKMLLKDMYYSIYSAKISDDELDNLINEISYIKNKMIKNADDSFFSSKKFKKVYKTYEDYKKKNLMIDFDDMLTYAYSILSRYPQVLKEYKRQYKYIQVDEGQDLSNIQFAILKLLAGADGNIFIVADDDQSIYRFRGAEPQYILNISNEFENLRLFRLENNYRSSGNIVDLTSKFIMKNDKRYVKAHKTNNKRADDPMIIRADNESGQQDFLLKNIQELLKGKKQKSAGILYRNNLSSILVSDKLQRNGISFRIRQNRLFFFKHWLVQEVCAFLLFALYGCDTEAFAKICFRMNRFISKSMLDCALQGDDNENVIDRIINSHDLKPFQLNAMRELKGEFASLAKKNPWAALEYIKNNFRYLESINDYSTISGQSFDYLNKLYGILHGISADCPTISSFLMRLQELEQIFLDGGYRHEDEKNEITLSTLHSSKGLEYDNVFMIDLVNSEIPGDKVIENSEKIVLEEERRLFYVGMTRARKKLYLLHPGLVNNEKVLPSVFVNEVVQLLQKDIIDNIDEGKFVNHAKFGRGVVLSIVEDPSNHKKLIEIKFFKVGCRKFDLQLCLENKLLQFE, from the coding sequence ATGACACAATCTGAAATAGAAATGGAATTTAAAGATTTAAGTCACGAACAACGAGAAGCGGTACTTACTGTTGAAGGGCCGGTTTTACTTATCGCCGGTCCCGGCAGCGGAAAAACAACTGTTATTGTAAACCGCGTTTATAATTTAATTAAATCAGGCATTAATCCAAAAAGTATTCTGACGCTAACCTTTAATAAGGCCGCTCAGCTTGAAATGGACAGGCGTTTCAAAAAGTACTACGGAAGCAGGATAAATGAAAAAGTACAATTCGCCACTCTTCACAGCTTCTGTAATAGAGTAGTCCGAGGCTATGAGACAATGAAGGGGCAGAGCTTGAGGCGTATTGAGGGTACGGAAGAAGATATTAATAAAAAAATGCTGTTAAAGGATATGTATTACAGCATATACAGTGCGAAAATAAGCGATGATGAGCTGGATAATCTTATAAATGAAATAAGCTATATAAAAAATAAAATGATAAAAAATGCTGATGACAGCTTTTTTAGCTCAAAGAAATTCAAAAAGGTCTATAAAACCTATGAAGATTACAAGAAAAAGAATCTCATGATAGACTTTGACGATATGCTTACATATGCCTATAGTATTCTTTCAAGATATCCGCAGGTATTAAAAGAATATAAAAGACAATATAAATATATACAAGTTGACGAAGGCCAGGACTTGTCCAATATACAGTTTGCCATTCTCAAGCTGTTGGCAGGAGCGGACGGGAATATATTTATTGTGGCTGACGATGACCAGTCAATTTACCGATTCAGGGGAGCCGAACCCCAGTATATTCTTAATATAAGTAATGAATTTGAAAATCTCAGGCTTTTCCGACTTGAGAATAACTACAGGTCTTCCGGTAATATAGTAGACCTTACCAGCAAATTCATAATGAAAAATGACAAAAGGTATGTAAAAGCGCACAAAACCAATAATAAAAGGGCTGATGACCCAATGATTATCAGAGCTGATAATGAGAGTGGCCAGCAGGATTTTTTACTAAAAAATATACAAGAACTCCTTAAAGGAAAAAAGCAAAAAAGCGCTGGGATTTTGTACAGAAACAACCTCTCGTCAATTCTTGTTTCGGATAAACTGCAAAGGAATGGAATATCCTTCAGAATCAGGCAGAACAGACTGTTTTTTTTCAAACACTGGCTTGTACAGGAAGTATGTGCCTTCCTGCTCTTTGCACTTTATGGTTGTGACACGGAAGCATTTGCAAAAATATGCTTCAGAATGAATAGATTTATATCAAAATCCATGCTGGATTGTGCCTTGCAGGGTGATGACAATGAAAATGTAATTGACAGAATAATAAATAGTCATGACTTAAAACCCTTCCAGCTAAATGCAATGAGGGAACTAAAAGGAGAATTTGCATCGTTAGCAAAGAAGAATCCTTGGGCGGCATTGGAGTATATAAAAAATAACTTCAGGTATCTGGAAAGTATTAATGATTACAGTACCATATCCGGTCAGTCCTTTGATTACCTCAACAAGCTTTACGGGATTTTACACGGAATATCAGCTGATTGTCCTACTATTTCTTCATTTCTCATGCGGCTACAGGAGTTGGAGCAAATATTTCTGGATGGGGGCTATAGGCACGAGGATGAAAAAAATGAAATAACTCTGAGCACTTTGCACTCATCAAAGGGACTTGAATATGACAATGTATTTATGATAGACCTTGTAAACAGTGAGATTCCGGGGGACAAGGTTATTGAAAACTCTGAAAAAATCGTACTTGAAGAAGAACGGAGACTTTTTTATGTTGGAATGACAAGAGCAAGAAAAAAACTTTATCTCCTCCATCCCGGATTAGTCAATAATGAAAAAGTTTTACCTTCTGTTTTTGTAAATGAGGTTGTACAACTTTTGCAAAAGGACATAATAGATAATATAGATGAAGGGAAATTTGTAAACCATGCCAAATTCGGCAGAGGCGTAGTACTTTCAATAGTGGAGGACCCTTCAAACCATAAGAAATTAATAGAAATAAAGTTTTTCAAGGTGGGTTGCAGAAAATTTGACTTACAGCTTTGCCTTGAAAATAAACTATTACAATTTGAGTAG
- a CDS encoding YqeG family HAD IIIA-type phosphatase — MIEKYYPDLYFDSIRHIDINILKERGIKGVILDIDNTLVPMHTLDADENAISWVAELQKIGFKVCILSNASLKRVTRFNKEMSVMAIHRAYKPAGKAFLAAAEKMGLEPESVAVIGDQIFTDIYGGNKVNMLTVLVKPIDKKEILYVRLKRHIEKRVLGRFSNVQKSGLEVRNEWKKNRLQIERSRLK; from the coding sequence ATGATTGAAAAATATTATCCTGACTTATATTTTGATAGTATAAGACATATTGATATAAATATACTTAAAGAAAGAGGAATAAAAGGGGTTATACTTGATATAGATAATACCCTTGTACCTATGCATACATTGGATGCTGACGAAAATGCAATAAGCTGGGTGGCTGAACTGCAAAAAATAGGCTTCAAGGTTTGTATACTTTCGAATGCTTCACTTAAAAGGGTAACGAGGTTCAACAAAGAAATGTCGGTAATGGCAATACACAGAGCATACAAACCGGCAGGAAAAGCTTTTCTTGCGGCGGCGGAAAAAATGGGGCTTGAGCCTGAAAGTGTAGCGGTTATAGGTGACCAGATATTTACAGATATATATGGGGGAAATAAAGTAAATATGCTAACTGTACTTGTAAAGCCCATAGATAAAAAAGAGATTTTGTATGTCAGATTAAAAAGGCATATAGAAAAAAGAGTCTTAGGTCGTTTTAGCAATGTACAAAAGTCCGGACTGGAAGTAAGAAATGAATGGAAAAAGAATAGGCTTCAAATAGAAAGAAGCCGTTTAAAATAA